A DNA window from Thiothrix subterranea contains the following coding sequences:
- a CDS encoding DUF924 family protein: MITPDDILDFWYSPPMSEHWFTSTPVIDADIRERFATLWEQAAAGELDAWQTTPEGCLALCIVLDQFPLNMFRGEVRSFSTEQQAVAVSKQAVQRGLDTVLPLERRSFLYMPLMHSEHLLDQDESVRLFDAAGLDANAKFARHHRDIVRRFGRFPHRNAVLGRESTADELAYLASKEAFTG, from the coding sequence ATGATTACCCCTGATGACATTCTCGATTTTTGGTACAGCCCGCCGATGTCAGAACATTGGTTTACGTCCACGCCTGTCATTGATGCCGACATCCGCGAGCGTTTCGCTACACTTTGGGAGCAAGCGGCGGCAGGTGAGTTAGATGCTTGGCAAACAACACCGGAAGGTTGCTTGGCTTTGTGTATCGTGCTGGATCAGTTCCCGCTGAATATGTTTCGGGGGGAAGTCCGCAGTTTTTCTACCGAACAGCAAGCGGTTGCCGTCAGCAAGCAGGCGGTGCAACGTGGGCTTGATACCGTGTTGCCACTGGAACGCCGCAGTTTCCTCTACATGCCGTTGATGCACAGCGAACATTTGCTCGATCAAGATGAGTCGGTGCGCTTATTTGATGCGGCTGGTTTGGACGCGAATGCGAAATTTGCTCGCCATCATCGTGACATTGTGCGGCGGTTTGGGCGTTTTCCGCACCGTAATGCGGTGTTAGGGCGAGAGAGCACGGCGGATGAATTGGCGTATCTGGCTTCCAAAGAAGCGTTTACGGGTTAG
- a CDS encoding thiol-disulfide oxidoreductase DCC family protein, translating into MTISKVTCFHDGECPICNLEINGMKKLDTAGNIQWVDITQEPEALAAAGITYKQAMERIHVIGADQQMQTGIRGFIQVWKQLPYYRRIAGLVERLPFLIPLMEGGYRVFAYWRLPLTGKKRLQ; encoded by the coding sequence ATGACAATATCAAAAGTAACCTGCTTCCACGACGGCGAATGCCCCATCTGCAACCTCGAAATCAACGGCATGAAAAAGCTGGATACAGCGGGCAATATCCAATGGGTCGACATTACCCAAGAACCCGAAGCCTTAGCAGCGGCAGGCATCACCTACAAGCAAGCAATGGAGCGTATTCACGTCATCGGCGCAGATCAGCAAATGCAAACCGGTATACGCGGTTTCATTCAAGTGTGGAAACAGCTCCCTTACTACCGACGCATCGCTGGCTTGGTCGAGCGTTTGCCGTTCTTGATTCCGTTGATGGAAGGTGGTTATCGCGTGTTCGCGTACTGGCGGTTGCCGCTCACTGGCAAAAAACGCCTGCAATAA